In a single window of the Streptomyces cinnabarinus genome:
- a CDS encoding GntR family transcriptional regulator: MPGPTGNGAVTRSTLRQQIADALRDEVLAGRLQPGQEFTVKEIAEQYGVSATPVREALVDLAAQGLLEADQHRGFRVHEYSYDDYRGIIEARSLVTDGMFKALDDGLKGYSEPGDPRTAAALAGVRRRGEEAQRAATAGDLTVLIGYDLRFWRELGALFGNPYLTDFLHRLRVQSWVCAVQHLRLLTDLRGELWSGHTELVDALSRRDTRAARSIVSAYNTHSLTLIGRLAS; encoded by the coding sequence ATGCCCGGCCCCACCGGCAACGGTGCCGTGACCCGCAGCACCCTGCGTCAGCAGATCGCGGACGCGCTGCGGGACGAGGTGCTGGCCGGGCGGCTCCAGCCGGGGCAGGAGTTCACCGTCAAGGAGATAGCCGAGCAGTACGGCGTCTCCGCCACCCCCGTGCGCGAGGCCCTGGTCGACCTGGCCGCGCAGGGGCTGCTGGAGGCGGACCAGCACCGGGGCTTCCGGGTGCACGAGTACTCGTACGACGACTACCGGGGCATCATCGAGGCCCGCAGCCTGGTGACCGACGGCATGTTCAAGGCCCTCGACGATGGCCTCAAGGGCTACTCCGAGCCCGGCGATCCCCGTACCGCCGCCGCACTCGCCGGTGTCCGGCGCCGTGGCGAGGAGGCCCAGCGCGCCGCCACCGCCGGGGACCTGACCGTCCTCATAGGCTATGACCTGCGCTTCTGGCGCGAACTCGGGGCGCTGTTCGGCAACCCCTACCTCACCGACTTCCTGCACCGGCTGCGCGTGCAGTCCTGGGTGTGCGCGGTCCAGCACCTGCGTCTGCTGACCGATCTGCGCGGGGAGCTGTGGTCCGGCCACACCGAGCTGGTCGACGCCCTGTCCCGCCGTGACACCCGGGCCGCGCGGTCCATCGTCAGCGCGTACAACACCCACTCCCTCACCCTGATCGGGCGACTCGCGTCCTGA
- a CDS encoding aspartate aminotransferase family protein, protein MTPQPNPEAGAAVKAADRAHVFHSWSAQELIDPLAVAGAEGSYFWDYDGNRYLDFTSGLVYTNIGYQHPKVVAAIQEQAGRMTTFAPAFAVEARSEAARLIAERTPGDLDKIFFTNGGADAVEHAVRMARLHTGRPKVLSAYRSYHGGTQQAVNLTGDPRRWASDSATAGVVHFWAPYLYRSRFYAETEEQECARALEHLETTIAFEGPSTIAAIILETIPGTAGIMVPPPGYLAGVREICDKYGIVFVLDEVMAGFGRTGEWFAADLFGVVPDLMTFAKGVNSGYVPLGGVAISGAIAETFGKRPYPGGLTYSGHPLACAAAVATINVMAEEGVVENAARLGASVVEPALRELAERHPSVGEVRGVGMFWALDLVKNRETREPLVPYNAAGEANAPMAAFGAAAKKHGIWPFVNMNRTHVVPPCNVSEAELKEGLAALDAALSVADEYTE, encoded by the coding sequence GCCGTCGCCGGCGCGGAGGGGTCGTACTTCTGGGACTACGACGGCAACCGCTACCTCGACTTCACCAGCGGGCTCGTCTACACCAACATCGGCTACCAGCACCCCAAGGTCGTCGCCGCGATCCAGGAGCAGGCCGGGCGGATGACGACGTTCGCGCCCGCCTTCGCCGTCGAGGCGCGCTCGGAGGCGGCGCGGCTCATCGCCGAGCGGACGCCGGGGGACCTCGACAAGATCTTCTTCACCAACGGCGGCGCCGACGCCGTCGAGCATGCGGTGCGCATGGCCCGGCTGCACACGGGCCGCCCGAAGGTGCTCTCGGCGTACCGCTCGTACCACGGCGGCACCCAGCAGGCCGTGAACCTCACCGGCGACCCGCGCCGCTGGGCCTCCGACAGCGCCACCGCCGGGGTCGTGCACTTCTGGGCGCCCTACCTCTACCGCTCCCGCTTCTACGCCGAGACCGAGGAGCAGGAGTGCGCCCGGGCGCTGGAGCACCTGGAGACGACGATCGCCTTCGAGGGGCCGTCGACGATCGCCGCGATCATCCTGGAGACGATCCCGGGCACGGCGGGGATCATGGTGCCGCCGCCGGGCTATCTGGCCGGGGTGCGTGAGATATGCGACAAGTACGGGATCGTCTTCGTCCTGGACGAGGTCATGGCCGGGTTCGGGCGGACCGGTGAGTGGTTCGCGGCGGACCTGTTCGGCGTCGTACCGGACCTGATGACCTTCGCCAAGGGCGTGAACTCCGGGTATGTGCCACTCGGCGGGGTGGCGATCTCCGGGGCGATCGCGGAGACCTTCGGGAAGCGGCCCTACCCGGGCGGTCTGACGTACTCCGGGCATCCGCTGGCCTGTGCCGCCGCCGTCGCGACGATCAACGTGATGGCGGAGGAGGGGGTCGTCGAGAACGCGGCGCGGCTCGGCGCCTCCGTGGTGGAACCCGCGCTGCGCGAGCTGGCCGAACGGCACCCGAGCGTCGGCGAGGTGCGCGGCGTCGGCATGTTCTGGGCCCTGGACCTGGTGAAGAACCGGGAGACCCGGGAGCCGCTGGTGCCGTACAACGCGGCCGGCGAGGCGAACGCGCCGATGGCCGCCTTCGGTGCCGCGGCGAAGAAGCACGGGATCTGGCCGTTCGTGAACATGAACCGCACGCATGTCGTGCCCCCGTGCAACGTCTCCGAGGCGGAGCTGAAGGAGGGCCTGGCGGCACTGGACGCGGCCCTGTCCGTGGCGGACGAGTACACGGAGTAG